In one window of Hyla sarda isolate aHylSar1 chromosome 1, aHylSar1.hap1, whole genome shotgun sequence DNA:
- the C1H14orf119 gene encoding uncharacterized protein C14orf119 homolog — MTEEAIPISYGLAQEMRSVLHWFSEWTEHQRKHFMQDLLCKAVPGKLCLLLEGLGSLQLSAPPPSLFQCQMRLWDQWFQSWDEDERNEFLRQLEQQDPNFVAQFHKEVAGTAGQA; from the coding sequence ATGACAGAGGAGGCCATTCCTATCTCTTATGGTCTGGCACAAGAAATGCGAAGTGTTCTACACTGGTTTTCTGAATGGACAGAACATCAACGAAAGCACTTTATGCAGGATCTACTGTGTAAAGCAGTGCCTGGCAAGCTATGCTTGCTCCTTGAAGGACTGGGGTCTTTGCAACTTTCTGCTCCCCCTCCAAGCCTTTTTCAGTGTCAAATGAGACTTTGGGATCAGTGGTTCCAGAGCTGGGATGAGGATGAAAGAAATGAATTTTTACGACAACTGGAGCAGCAAGACCCAAACTTTGTGGCCCAGTTTCACAAGGAGGTGGCAGGAACTGCAGGCCAGGCCTAG